The Gemmatimonadaceae bacterium region CGGCCAGGAGCAGATACGTGACGAGACGGGAATTGGCCGCGTCCGCGGACGAACATTCACTCTGCGACAGGCATTGGTCGCTCACGAGTCCAACGCCGGCGAGGCTGGAGAGGAGATATGCCACAACGATGTACAGCAGGGTCACGGTTATCCGGCGCGACGTCGTCGCGGGGATGGCGATCGTTACCGTGTCCGGAACGCGCTCGAGGAGGTAATCGTCATCGCTGGCGATTGAGAGATCTCTCAATTGCACCGTCGTTCGCGTGACGTAATCGTGCACGGACTGATGCCGCCGCGTGAAGGCCATCGAGACGAACGACGGAAATCCGAGAAAGGACTTCACGAAGAATCGCGCAAACGAGACCAGAAATGATGGCGGCCCGCCGGTCTTGTCGCTGACGACGCGAATGTTCGCTCCCCGATGGCCGATCGTCGCGCCAAAGAGCCACACCTGAATCGGCTCGTAGAGGAACAGCCAACCGACGATGAGGCGTCACGAACACTCCGCCGGTGTGTGGCACGTTGTCGGCGAGACTCGCGACGATCATCAGAGCGATAAACACGACCGCCGTGACCGCGGTGTCGATCAACACGGCATTCACGCGGCTGTTCAGTCTTGCATACGCGGCAGTTGGAGACGCGGTAGAGATCGCGCGCTCTGGTTGCCCGACGGCGTCCATGATTCAACGACCTCGAAATGCGTTGTCCTCGAGCCACGCCGCCTTCGACGAGACTCCAGGCTAAGGACGCATTCTACGGGCGTCGCGCAATCTCGCCAGTAACGCGGGCGGGATGCCCGGACGCGCCCTCGCCCTCGTTTGTCCTCCGCGCGGCCGCCCCTCGAGCGTTAGGCGTGGACAGGCTCGGCGAGCCCGAGCGCCGCGTCGTCGGGTTCCGGCAACTCGGTGTACACCGGGTGCGAGAGATAGCGCTCCCCGAAGTCGGCGATAATCGACACGATGAGCTTTCCCGCGTT contains the following coding sequences:
- a CDS encoding RDD family protein, with protein sequence MVGWLFLYEPIQVWLFGATIGHRGANIRVVSDKTGGPPSFLVSFARFFVKSFLGFPSFVSMAFTRRHQSVHDYVTRTTVQLRDLSIASDDDYLLERVPDTVTIAIPATTSRRITVTLLYIVVAYLLSSLAGVGLVSDQCLSQSECSSADAANSRLVTYLLLAAIVAIAVQGWRGRLWGARSHIETAPLAAAPDKTDPPAV